In one window of Paenarthrobacter nicotinovorans DNA:
- the murJ gene encoding murein biosynthesis integral membrane protein MurJ, which yields MSEAKTTQSVQSGEARSSAIMAAGTLVSRFLGFAKTWMLGAALGLGSTVNDTFINANNLPNLIFLLVAGGVFNAVLVPQIIKASKAPDRGADYISRLLTLAVLVLLALTALVTLAAPLVIDLTTQGYSEQQKALAVTFALWCLPQIFFYGLYALLTQVLNAHGAFGPAMWAPILNNLVAIAGLGLFIWILGANIDNPHTLDNWGPTQTFLLAGFSTFGVVAQTAILLIPVFKLRLGLRPRFGWRGVGLGQAAKLSVWTLATAAVGQLAFLYVMRIATIPGAERLRLDNAGDRAAAAVLPGNAVLEVASQLYLLPHSIIALSLATVLFNRMTRASQDGNKAELRDALSHGLRTMAVATVFGALALFALAGPLGMFFSGGERQDGVMLAQTLTILALSTPFLSANFMMSRVFYANEDARTPLYVQLWLAVIYVVGAFFIQFLPVGQIIYAIAILYMLGNILSVVISVVFLRRLLGHLDGPRIANSYIRMGYAGLGSALAGALALWLLGSYRSDGFAWSSRPAALVTVAVVGPVMLLAYLVLLRVFHVTELRDLLRPLMSRLGRGTPAPAGAPAEPTTAARATVSDDTGLIPRISGEFDAASFRAGPAVAPQRAAEPAPDQPDAPKVYLPEEDEPSTAQGGRFRPSVPLPGRRTYQGEAGRNPYFPVPRNRRK from the coding sequence ATGTCTGAAGCCAAAACAACCCAGTCCGTTCAATCCGGAGAAGCACGTTCCAGCGCCATCATGGCCGCAGGGACGCTCGTTTCCCGGTTCCTTGGTTTCGCCAAAACCTGGATGCTCGGTGCCGCCCTCGGCCTGGGTTCCACGGTCAATGACACGTTCATTAACGCGAACAACCTGCCAAACCTGATCTTCCTGCTGGTGGCAGGCGGCGTGTTCAACGCCGTCCTGGTTCCGCAGATCATCAAGGCCAGCAAGGCTCCGGACAGGGGCGCGGATTACATCAGCAGGCTCCTGACGCTGGCTGTGCTGGTGCTACTGGCACTCACGGCCTTGGTGACCCTCGCGGCGCCGCTCGTCATTGACCTCACCACCCAGGGATACTCCGAGCAGCAGAAGGCCCTGGCGGTCACCTTCGCCCTCTGGTGCCTGCCCCAGATCTTCTTCTACGGGCTGTATGCCCTACTCACGCAGGTCCTCAACGCCCACGGGGCTTTTGGGCCCGCCATGTGGGCCCCCATCCTCAACAACCTCGTGGCCATCGCCGGCCTGGGACTGTTCATTTGGATCCTCGGCGCCAACATCGATAACCCCCACACTCTGGACAACTGGGGGCCAACCCAAACGTTCCTCCTCGCCGGCTTCTCCACCTTCGGCGTGGTGGCCCAAACCGCCATCCTGCTGATCCCCGTCTTCAAGCTGCGCCTTGGCCTGCGTCCCCGCTTTGGATGGCGCGGCGTTGGACTCGGCCAGGCAGCCAAGCTGAGCGTTTGGACACTGGCGACTGCCGCCGTCGGGCAGCTGGCGTTCCTGTACGTCATGAGGATCGCCACGATCCCCGGCGCCGAGCGCCTCCGCCTGGACAACGCCGGAGACCGGGCGGCTGCCGCTGTCCTGCCAGGCAACGCCGTCCTGGAGGTGGCCAGCCAGCTGTACCTGCTGCCGCACTCGATCATCGCTTTGTCCTTGGCCACGGTCCTCTTCAACCGCATGACACGCGCTTCGCAGGACGGCAACAAAGCCGAGCTTCGCGACGCCCTCTCGCATGGTCTCCGCACCATGGCTGTTGCCACGGTCTTCGGCGCCCTGGCGCTGTTCGCATTGGCGGGGCCGCTGGGCATGTTCTTCTCCGGTGGTGAAAGGCAAGACGGCGTGATGCTGGCGCAGACACTCACCATCCTTGCCCTGAGCACCCCGTTCCTGAGCGCAAACTTCATGATGTCCCGCGTGTTCTACGCCAACGAGGACGCCCGTACGCCCCTGTATGTCCAGTTGTGGCTGGCCGTCATCTACGTTGTGGGTGCCTTCTTCATCCAGTTCCTCCCCGTCGGCCAGATCATCTACGCGATCGCCATCCTGTACATGCTGGGCAACATCCTGTCCGTCGTGATCAGCGTGGTGTTCCTGCGCCGCCTGCTGGGGCACCTGGACGGTCCCCGGATCGCCAATTCATACATCCGCATGGGCTACGCGGGGCTGGGCTCCGCCCTGGCCGGCGCCCTCGCACTGTGGCTGCTTGGCAGTTACCGTTCTGACGGTTTCGCGTGGAGCAGCCGCCCGGCCGCCTTGGTGACGGTGGCCGTCGTCGGACCCGTCATGCTGCTGGCCTATCTTGTCCTGCTTCGCGTCTTCCACGTCACCGAACTTCGTGACCTCCTGCGTCCGCTGATGAGCCGGTTGGGACGCGGCACGCCCGCGCCTGCTGGCGCCCCCGCAGAACCCACGACGGCGGCGCGCGCCACGGTCTCGGATGATACCGGCTTGATCCCGCGTATCTCCGGCGAGTTCGACGCCGCGTCCTTCCGCGCCGGACCCGCAGTGGCTCCCCAGCGCGCCGCCGAACCTGCACCGGACCAGCCGGATGCACCCAAGGTGTATCTTCCGGAGGAAGACGAACCGAGCACAGCGCAGGGTGGCAGGTTCCGCCCATCGGTACCGCTTCCGGGCCGCCGGACATACCAAGGCGAGGCCGGACGCAATCCGTACTTCCCTGTTCCGCGAAACCGCAGGAAGTGA
- a CDS encoding ABC transporter substrate-binding protein codes for MSHPIDVGSVLGGRYKVTANVLTSHDQDQVLDGVDQVLNRPVSILVAGPGNAEQVAQSAREVATGERPGHVQILDLGISENTTYLITNHSTAPDLLDLVVATNPPYIEPFFTETLGSEIFGQARTYEPETYDGLYEDDEHEAEYIQYDENGYAITPESDDEPEPAAPTRSAPHVPPMPASNPSSAKSGIAGKLAAAAAGAGAAGVAAASALKKNAGSKNNNDAGAAAGSSAAATPGPAAETPTQAVSSEAVSSQAAPGREQAREPKVSLWSEEDYGYAESGAAAGGASAAGTAASNRSGESGYDRAASSFPASSAVTEDYSDEDDVYEEEAPEKEPRSLRWLVGGLLAAVLIVGLVLAVTNLGSLLPSGQPAATQSSSTPQPSESTSEEPPPTETAPPAAPPAIEEITRLGNFPFAATFDKDLGKAFDGNAASYWSDMEFASANWGGLSEEVPLMIKLKEPADIKSVVLNQLGGSGGNISVFTNDRPAMDGAKLVGTNSFTSPELTIPLASPTKAQYVIVVIKALPKLAAPKTQYNFGLRLAEVSVQ; via the coding sequence GTGTCCCACCCGATCGACGTCGGATCAGTACTTGGCGGCCGCTACAAGGTCACGGCCAATGTGTTGACCTCGCATGACCAAGATCAGGTGCTCGACGGCGTGGACCAGGTCCTCAACCGTCCCGTGAGCATCCTTGTTGCCGGTCCCGGAAACGCCGAACAGGTTGCGCAGAGCGCCCGCGAAGTGGCCACAGGGGAGCGCCCCGGGCACGTCCAGATCCTGGACCTCGGCATCAGCGAAAACACCACGTACCTGATCACCAACCACAGCACCGCACCGGATCTGCTGGACCTGGTGGTGGCTACCAACCCGCCCTACATCGAACCGTTCTTCACAGAGACCCTGGGCAGTGAGATCTTCGGCCAGGCGCGCACCTATGAGCCGGAAACCTACGACGGCCTTTACGAGGACGACGAGCACGAGGCCGAGTACATCCAGTACGACGAAAACGGCTATGCCATCACCCCCGAGTCGGATGATGAACCTGAGCCTGCCGCACCCACACGCAGCGCACCCCACGTGCCGCCCATGCCGGCGTCCAATCCGTCGTCCGCCAAGAGCGGCATCGCGGGAAAGCTCGCAGCTGCCGCCGCCGGGGCCGGTGCAGCAGGTGTTGCCGCCGCGTCCGCGCTGAAGAAGAACGCCGGTTCAAAGAACAACAACGACGCCGGTGCTGCCGCCGGCTCGTCGGCAGCTGCCACACCCGGTCCGGCCGCTGAGACGCCCACGCAGGCTGTTTCGTCGGAGGCTGTTTCGTCGCAGGCAGCTCCCGGCCGCGAACAGGCCCGCGAACCCAAGGTGTCCCTCTGGTCAGAGGAAGACTACGGCTACGCGGAGAGTGGCGCCGCGGCCGGTGGCGCGTCTGCTGCGGGCACCGCGGCTTCCAACCGAAGCGGCGAATCAGGCTACGACCGGGCGGCAAGCAGCTTCCCGGCGTCGTCGGCTGTCACAGAGGATTACTCAGACGAAGACGACGTTTATGAGGAAGAGGCTCCCGAAAAGGAGCCTCGGTCGCTGCGCTGGCTCGTGGGCGGCCTCCTTGCCGCCGTCTTGATCGTGGGTCTTGTCCTCGCGGTCACCAATTTGGGAAGTCTCCTGCCCAGCGGCCAGCCTGCTGCCACGCAGAGCAGCTCCACGCCGCAGCCCTCGGAGTCCACCAGCGAGGAGCCCCCGCCCACGGAGACTGCTCCGCCTGCGGCTCCGCCGGCCATCGAGGAGATCACCCGCCTCGGCAACTTCCCGTTCGCAGCGACGTTCGATAAGGACCTCGGCAAGGCTTTCGATGGCAACGCAGCCAGCTACTGGTCTGACATGGAGTTTGCCTCGGCCAACTGGGGCGGCCTGTCAGAAGAGGTGCCGCTCATGATCAAGCTGAAGGAACCGGCGGATATCAAGTCCGTGGTCCTCAACCAGCTGGGCGGTTCCGGTGGAAACATCAGCGTGTTCACCAACGATCGGCCGGCCATGGATGGCGCCAAGCTCGTAGGCACCAACAGCTTCACATCCCCGGAACTGACCATTCCGCTGGCAAGCCCCACAAAGGCCCAGTACGTCATTGTTGTCATCAAGGCGCTGCCCAAGCTGGCCGCACCCAAGACGCAGTACAACTTCGGGCTCCGGCTCGCTGAAGTTTCCGTTCAGTAG
- the trxB gene encoding thioredoxin-disulfide reductase, with the protein MSIAENSASQVRDVIIVGSGPAGYTAAVYTARANMKPLLIAGSVTAGGELMNTTDVENYPGFPDGIMGPDLMENFEKQAARFGTEIQFEDVTELDLDGDIKTVTIGTGETFQAKAIILSTGSAYRELGLPNEKRLSGHGVSWCATCDGFFFKDQDIAVIGGGDSAMEEALFLTKFAKSVTVVHRRDTLKASKIMGDRAQAHEKIKFVWNTAVEDVLGEDKVTGLKLKNLVDGTESELAVTGVFVAIGNDPRTDLVKGKVELTPEGTIAVEGRSSRTNIKGVFAAGDVIDPTYRQAITASGSGCVAALDVEHYLADLHS; encoded by the coding sequence GTGAGCATTGCAGAAAACAGCGCATCGCAGGTGCGTGACGTCATCATCGTAGGTTCAGGCCCCGCCGGCTACACAGCCGCTGTTTACACCGCCCGTGCCAACATGAAGCCTCTGCTCATTGCCGGTTCCGTCACTGCCGGTGGCGAACTGATGAACACCACGGACGTTGAGAACTACCCGGGATTCCCTGATGGCATCATGGGCCCGGACCTTATGGAGAACTTCGAGAAGCAGGCTGCCCGATTCGGCACTGAAATTCAGTTCGAGGACGTCACCGAGCTGGATCTCGACGGCGACATCAAGACCGTCACCATCGGCACGGGGGAGACCTTCCAGGCGAAGGCCATTATCCTGTCCACCGGTTCGGCGTACCGCGAACTCGGTCTGCCCAACGAGAAGCGACTCTCAGGCCACGGCGTTAGCTGGTGTGCAACCTGCGACGGTTTCTTCTTCAAGGATCAGGACATCGCAGTGATCGGTGGTGGCGACTCCGCGATGGAAGAAGCACTCTTCCTCACCAAGTTCGCCAAGTCGGTCACCGTTGTCCACCGCCGCGACACCCTGAAGGCTTCCAAGATCATGGGTGACCGCGCCCAGGCTCACGAGAAGATCAAGTTCGTCTGGAACACGGCTGTTGAAGACGTCCTCGGTGAGGATAAGGTCACTGGCCTGAAGCTGAAGAACCTGGTGGACGGAACCGAGTCCGAGCTCGCAGTTACGGGTGTTTTCGTGGCTATCGGCAACGATCCACGTACGGATCTGGTCAAGGGCAAAGTCGAACTGACTCCCGAGGGAACCATCGCCGTTGAGGGTCGTAGTTCGCGGACCAACATCAAGGGTGTGTTTGCTGCGGGCGACGTCATCGATCCGACTTACCGCCAGGCCATCACGGCTTCCGGTTCCGGTTGTGTCGCAGCCCTCGACGTCGAACACTACCTCGCAGACCTGCACTCCTAA
- the trxA gene encoding thioredoxin yields MSNAKDVTDASFSTDVLASEKPVIVDFWAEWCGPCRKLGPILDEISVEYSEKVDVVKLNVDDNPAIAAEYGITSIPAVYLFSGGEVKSTVIGAKPKQFFEKEFADVLS; encoded by the coding sequence ATGAGCAACGCAAAAGACGTAACTGACGCAAGCTTCAGCACGGATGTCCTGGCTTCTGAGAAGCCGGTCATCGTGGACTTCTGGGCAGAGTGGTGCGGCCCCTGCCGCAAACTCGGTCCCATCCTCGACGAGATCTCCGTTGAGTACAGCGAGAAGGTTGACGTCGTAAAGCTGAACGTCGATGACAACCCGGCAATCGCTGCCGAGTACGGCATCACTTCCATCCCTGCTGTGTACCTGTTCAGCGGGGGAGAAGTGAAGAGCACCGTGATCGGCGCCAAGCCGAAGCAGTTCTTCGAAAAGGAATTCGCGGACGTCCTGTCCTAA
- a CDS encoding ParB/RepB/Spo0J family partition protein has product MSEKRRGLGRGLGALIPSSAAAQGNGSAPSRPVDLFFPEARRASEPTVESPREESVPADSAPAAAKSSPATSKTKAPAAKSPAKSASAKTPAAKSSAKRSADAASTAVEQPVPSSDADVQVPSARAKAPSAPQSNDVELVEVPGARFAEIPVGDIHPNRKQPRSVFDEDDMAELVHSVREIGVLQPIVVRTSTEKGGEPYELVMGERRWRAVQAAGLETIPAIVRDTTDDDLLRDALLENLHRSQLNPLEEAAAYQQLLEDFGTTHEQLADRIGRSRPQVSNTLRLLKLPPLVQRRVAAGVLSAGHARALLALPDAAAMERLAQRIVAEGMSVRATEEAVTLYQDPTTPAKSSIPKPNARHERLDYLASSLSDRLDTNVKITLGARKGRVSIEFASVEDLNRIMDVLGPGSED; this is encoded by the coding sequence ATGAGCGAAAAGCGAAGGGGCCTCGGCAGGGGTCTTGGGGCTCTCATTCCTAGCTCGGCCGCGGCCCAGGGAAATGGCTCAGCGCCGTCCCGCCCCGTGGACCTGTTCTTCCCGGAAGCACGTAGGGCCTCGGAACCGACAGTTGAATCTCCGCGTGAGGAGTCGGTGCCTGCCGATTCAGCGCCGGCAGCTGCGAAGTCATCACCCGCGACGTCAAAAACCAAGGCCCCTGCGGCGAAGTCACCGGCCAAGAGCGCGTCAGCCAAGACGCCTGCTGCCAAGTCCAGCGCGAAACGTTCTGCCGACGCTGCGTCCACTGCCGTCGAACAGCCCGTGCCTTCTTCGGATGCAGATGTCCAGGTTCCCTCAGCTCGTGCAAAGGCTCCCTCGGCACCCCAAAGCAACGACGTCGAGTTGGTGGAGGTTCCCGGGGCTCGGTTCGCTGAGATCCCGGTCGGTGATATCCATCCGAACCGTAAACAGCCCCGCTCCGTCTTCGATGAGGACGACATGGCTGAACTGGTTCACTCCGTTCGGGAAATAGGGGTTCTCCAGCCAATTGTTGTACGAACCTCAACCGAAAAGGGTGGAGAACCGTACGAGCTCGTTATGGGCGAGCGTCGGTGGCGGGCAGTACAGGCCGCAGGGCTGGAAACCATTCCTGCGATTGTCCGGGATACCACGGACGACGACCTTCTCCGAGATGCTCTTCTGGAGAACCTGCACCGTAGCCAGCTGAACCCCTTGGAAGAAGCTGCAGCGTATCAGCAGCTCTTGGAGGACTTTGGTACTACGCACGAGCAGCTGGCAGATCGCATCGGCCGCTCACGCCCGCAGGTCTCCAATACACTGCGCCTCCTCAAGCTTCCGCCGTTGGTGCAGCGTCGTGTGGCCGCTGGTGTCCTATCCGCAGGCCATGCACGGGCTTTGCTTGCCCTTCCGGATGCGGCCGCAATGGAACGCCTGGCGCAGCGTATTGTCGCCGAGGGTATGTCTGTGCGTGCCACCGAAGAGGCAGTGACGCTTTACCAGGATCCCACCACGCCCGCGAAGAGCAGCATTCCCAAGCCAAATGCTCGGCATGAGCGGCTCGATTACCTCGCTTCCTCACTTTCGGACCGTTTGGACACGAATGTGAAGATCACTTTGGGCGCCCGTAAGGGACGAGTAAGCATCGAGTTCGCCAGCGTTGAGGACCTCAACCGCATTATGGATGTTCTGGGTCCGGGTTCTGAAGACTAA